In Chlamydia gallinacea 08-1274/3, one DNA window encodes the following:
- the pgp3 gene encoding virulence factor Pgp3 yields the protein MGNSGFYLNDNQNCVFADNIKLGQMTDVLKDQQIIIGTSTTPVAAKFQATDGIKVDITNSNNQDATINVSIDPNEMTETILDKIQDELMDEIVQNVTNSLVQEVIDKITSDPTLSITKAFKHFSLSNKIQCNGLFTKYNIDTLDGGTEIGKFTITPDNTNSMFLVFADIIASRMEGTVVLSLVREGDTKPCAISYGYSSGVPNLCSLRTAIANTGSSPVTFSLRVGGMDSGVVWVNALANGESILGISATSNVSFLEVKQQSDG from the coding sequence ATGGGTAATTCTGGTTTTTATTTAAATGACAATCAAAACTGCGTATTCGCAGATAATATTAAACTTGGTCAAATGACAGATGTACTAAAAGACCAACAAATTATCATCGGAACTTCAACAACTCCTGTAGCAGCAAAGTTTCAAGCAACAGATGGTATTAAAGTTGATATCACCAATAGTAACAATCAAGATGCAACTATAAATGTATCCATTGATCCAAATGAAATGACAGAAACCATCTTAGATAAAATACAAGATGAGTTAATGGATGAAATTGTTCAGAATGTAACAAATAGCTTAGTTCAAGAAGTCATAGATAAAATAACATCCGATCCAACCTTGTCTATCACAAAAGCATTTAAACACTTTTCTTTGTCAAATAAAATTCAATGCAACGGTTTATTTACTAAATACAATATCGATACTCTTGATGGAGGAACAGAAATCGGAAAATTTACAATTACTCCGGATAACACAAATAGTATGTTCTTAGTGTTCGCTGATATTATAGCTTCCAGAATGGAAGGAACTGTTGTCTTATCCTTAGTAAGAGAAGGTGACACTAAACCTTGCGCTATAAGTTACGGATACTCATCGGGAGTCCCAAATTTATGTTCTTTAAGAACAGCTATAGCTAACACAGGATCATCTCCTGTTACATTTTCTCTCAGAGTTGGGGGTATGGATAGTGGCGTAGTATGGGTTAATGCTTTAGCAAACGGAGAATCTATACTTGGAATAAGCGCAACATCAAACGTATCTTTCTTGGAAGTCAAACAACAATCCGACGGATAA
- a CDS encoding replicative DNA helicase, which yields MIEQSAEEKELLDVEFFILGQAVNYCDNARTIIQRLSEHHFLSPKHRSIFILIKDILSRRDTVSIALIWEEIKKRNMDEHMDVSYLIHMSQNADIPIDLDQHIEFLHEQHINGLLKEFLDLSFQDFTKYPNRCSPYTLIEKFKDRLDTIYSKADTKKRYGRTIYDIFSCGDDGSDSVISQIRQRYNFRLEKHIDYVDGLLTGYSSIDEHSIILSKGNFVVLAARPAMGKTAFAIDMALKIVLEQEKAIGFISLEMSPNQIVERVISNLSEISCEHLKRGNFSRDVLTKIEHLGTRLKNSPFFICDNKCTDLISLINQCKNLKNHYAVDALFIDYLQLISPKKKSENRQNEIAEISRELRKLAVELQIPIICLSQLSRKVEDRMDKRPMLSDLRDSGQIEQDADVILFIHRKDYYSQDANKGVAEIIIGKNRHGSVFSTNLKFSSSTGRFSVQKESW from the coding sequence TTTATATTAGGCCAAGCTGTGAATTACTGTGATAATGCTCGAACAATTATACAAAGATTGTCAGAACATCATTTTCTTTCACCAAAGCATAGAAGCATATTCATCTTAATTAAAGATATTTTAAGTAGAAGAGATACTGTTTCCATAGCCCTTATTTGGGAAGAGATAAAAAAGCGAAATATGGATGAACATATGGATGTTTCTTATTTAATTCATATGTCTCAAAATGCTGATATACCTATTGATTTAGATCAACATATTGAGTTTTTGCACGAACAACATATTAATGGTTTACTGAAAGAATTTTTAGATTTATCTTTTCAAGATTTTACAAAATACCCAAATAGGTGTTCTCCATACACTCTTATCGAAAAGTTTAAAGATCGTTTAGATACTATTTATTCTAAAGCGGATACAAAGAAAAGATACGGAAGAACTATTTATGATATTTTTTCTTGTGGAGATGATGGATCAGATAGTGTCATTTCTCAAATAAGGCAAAGATATAATTTTCGCTTAGAAAAGCATATAGATTATGTTGATGGTTTATTAACAGGATACTCATCCATAGATGAACATAGTATTATTTTATCTAAAGGTAACTTTGTTGTATTAGCTGCTAGACCAGCTATGGGGAAAACAGCTTTTGCTATCGACATGGCATTGAAGATTGTGTTGGAGCAAGAAAAAGCAATAGGTTTTATTTCATTGGAAATGAGTCCTAATCAAATTGTAGAGAGGGTCATATCTAATTTAAGTGAAATTTCTTGCGAACACTTGAAAAGAGGAAATTTTTCTAGAGATGTTTTAACAAAAATAGAACATCTTGGAACTCGTTTAAAAAATTCTCCTTTTTTTATTTGTGACAATAAGTGTACAGATTTAATTTCTTTAATTAATCAATGTAAGAATTTGAAAAACCACTATGCCGTAGATGCTTTATTTATAGATTATTTACAGTTGATTAGTCCAAAAAAGAAATCGGAAAATAGACAAAATGAAATTGCGGAAATTTCTAGAGAATTAAGAAAACTAGCTGTAGAACTGCAAATACCGATAATCTGTTTATCTCAATTGTCTAGAAAAGTTGAAGATAGAATGGACAAAAGACCTATGTTATCCGACCTTAGAGATAGTGGGCAAATAGAACAAGATGCTGATGTTATTTTATTTATCCACAGGAAGGATTATTATTCACAAGATGCTAATAAGGGGGTAGCAGAAATTATTATCGGGAAGAATAGACATGGATCAGTGTTTTCGACTAATTTGAAATTTTCATCATCAACAGGAAGATTTTCGGTCCAAAAAGAATCATGGTAA
- a CDS encoding ParA family protein, with the protein MQTLSFCSFKGGTGKTTLSLNVGCNLAQEKKKRVLLVDLDPQANLTVGLGVQICEKHNLDAILRDPDKIKNAIHKTKINHLDIIPSSVLIEDFRGFNRDISLTINHLYMSLQTIRHSYDVCILDTPPSLGILTREAFLASQYLIICLTPEPFSILGLQKIKEFYSTIDNDLQVLGIVFSFWDERNSTNSTYLNIVESMYPGKILSSKIRKDITLSRSLLKETSVTNAYPNSRASQDILKLTEEIENKLFLNKKLFRTSCE; encoded by the coding sequence GTGCAAACATTGTCATTTTGTTCTTTTAAAGGAGGGACTGGAAAAACAACCTTGTCCCTAAATGTTGGGTGTAACCTTGCCCAAGAAAAAAAGAAGCGAGTTTTGCTTGTGGATTTAGATCCACAAGCAAATTTGACTGTAGGATTGGGAGTTCAAATTTGCGAGAAACATAATCTCGATGCAATCTTAAGAGATCCCGATAAAATCAAAAATGCAATTCATAAAACAAAAATCAATCATTTAGATATTATCCCATCCTCAGTTTTGATAGAAGATTTCCGAGGATTTAATAGAGACATAAGTTTAACTATCAATCACCTGTATATGTCTTTGCAAACAATTCGGCATTCTTATGATGTTTGTATTTTAGACACCCCACCAAGTTTAGGAATTCTTACACGAGAAGCTTTTCTTGCTAGTCAGTATCTGATTATATGTCTGACCCCTGAACCTTTCTCTATTCTTGGATTACAGAAGATAAAAGAGTTCTATTCTACAATTGACAATGACTTACAAGTATTAGGAATTGTTTTTTCATTTTGGGATGAAAGAAACTCAACAAACTCCACATATTTAAATATAGTAGAATCCATGTACCCGGGGAAAATACTATCTAGTAAAATACGTAAAGATATTACGTTGAGCCGGTCTTTATTGAAGGAAACTTCTGTTACAAATGCATACCCCAATTCTAGAGCTTCCCAAGATATCCTAAAATTGACCGAAGAAATAGAAAATAAATTATTTTTAAATAAAAAATTATTCAGGACTTCCTGTGAATAA
- a CDS encoding CT583 family protein: protein MNKLSKEASIFFQKNQENTAKEFQKKELSLDIFSVTLSDEEHEKINNLVINEDEKLDVNHNLAAIKLLTIQIKSIQKQHVLLIGEKIYKVREILREMRSPETTFSSWINLVFHTKSSAYNALGYYELFISLPDKHTKSLFQSIPYKTAYLLASRKGSIKEKITVLGKIRGMSNTLAISVLNQFLPSLRSNDELQVNDVEKKNKFLSSKLIEVLEIINSGINISEYNKNLIHQLIESISYRC, encoded by the coding sequence GTGAATAAACTATCGAAAGAAGCATCAATATTTTTTCAAAAGAACCAAGAGAATACGGCCAAGGAATTTCAAAAAAAGGAACTATCATTAGATATTTTCTCAGTAACTTTGAGTGATGAAGAGCATGAAAAAATTAATAACCTGGTAATTAACGAAGATGAAAAACTTGACGTTAATCACAATTTAGCCGCTATCAAACTACTAACGATTCAAATCAAATCAATACAAAAGCAACATGTTCTTTTGATAGGCGAGAAGATTTATAAGGTAAGAGAAATCTTAAGAGAAATGCGTTCGCCAGAAACTACTTTTTCATCTTGGATTAACCTTGTATTTCATACGAAATCTTCTGCATATAATGCTCTGGGATATTACGAATTGTTTATTAGTTTACCAGATAAGCACACGAAGTCTTTGTTCCAATCGATACCGTACAAAACGGCATATTTATTAGCCTCTAGGAAAGGATCTATTAAAGAGAAAATAACAGTTCTAGGAAAAATTCGAGGGATGTCTAATACTTTAGCTATAAGTGTACTGAATCAATTCCTTCCCTCTCTAAGAAGCAATGATGAATTACAAGTAAATGACGTTGAAAAGAAAAATAAATTTTTATCGAGTAAATTAATAGAAGTTCTGGAAATCATCAACTCTGGCATTAATATTTCGGAATACAACAAAAACTTAATCCATCAACTTATCGAGAGTATTTCATATAGATGCTGA